ttcataatcattaactCTTAAACCTGACGCTAAACCTTTGTTGGAAAAAATGGCATGCCGCTCCTCGCACCTGTGTTTCACCTGCATTATCCACTGGGTCTAAATCTATTTCCTCTTCTGCAAAACTAAATCAGATTCCtgcttaattttattattcttattcttcttattattattatagttatcattattattattattattatcattatcattagtatttttattgtttttactattattattattattattattattattattattattattattattattgctatccatattactattattattattatcattacaattaccatcatcattacaaatgtcatcattatcattatcattattatcatgattatcattactaatatcatttttatcatcatcattatctttatcattatcttcatcatcattgtaagAAGAGcaacagaataaaacaaaatataaaataaatattataaatagaataaaggaagatataattaatataaatataattaatataattaatataaatataattaaaatactcacaatagataaaataaaaaaaagattaatagaataaatgaaataaataaaatagataaaagaaaaacataaaataaatgaaatagaataaataaaaaagtaaataaaataatataaagtaaataaaataaatagtataaataaaaggaatagaatgaaataaaataaatgaaataaataaagtaaataaaataaataaaaaaaaaaaaaaaaaaatcatcactataatcaagctctctaaagataaatagatacgacataattacattatataatttaattaccttaataatgataattaccttATAATAACCTTATATAATTACCTTACGTAATTATTACCTTATATAATCACCTTAATTACCTTATATAATACTTACCTTGTAtaatttatgattaattatattcataattacctGATTGTGATTAATCATAACTACCTTATGTAATTTAAGGAATTTTTGTAAGAACGACACAGAACGTCTCTACGTAATTCCTGCCAGACAACCCTTATGGTGAAGCTGTTAAGTTGCCAATACTATAACTGTACTATAACTTCGCTTCCATACTTCACTTCACTTCCATAACTTCGCTTCTATACCACAACTTCACTTTTATACTATAACTTCGCTTCTATGCTATAACTTCGCTTCTATGCTATAACTTCGCTTCTATGCTATAACTTCGcttctatattataatttcactTTTATGCTATAACTTCACTTCTATGCCATAACTTCACTTCTATACTATAACTTCACTTCTATAACTTCACTTCTATGCTATAACTTACGTCTAACATGTGAGTTTAAAGATTTTATCTGggaatatttatttactatttttgttttcattccgtCGTTTGTGGGGATAAGGTAATGGCGATAGCggtatgctaataataatggtataagaaaataaataataacaataataatagaacggtaaataacaataacaataataatagaatggtaaaaaataataacagcaataacagaatggtaaataatgataataataatgataataatattaatcataataataacaataattataacaataatagaagaagaaaacaacaaaataacaataataataataatgatgatggtgataatgataatgataatgatgatggtgataataataataataataataataataataataataataataataataataacaataataacaagaacaagaacaaaaacaacaacaatagaaatgcTATTATcagtaaattacagtaaaaacaaataaacctttAAATAAAAACTGACGCTCCAGTTAACCACAGCGAGGGAAGCGAGACGCCGTGAAGTTTGGACATCGATCAAAATGGCTCCCGATCGACTGAAACCAAGATTTTCTCGCAGTGATAAATTGACGCCGGTGGGAATGAGGAGGGACTTTCTGAGGAACAGAAGCCCCATTATGAAGGAGGGGaatgtgagagaaagggaggaggtgggagaggaaaggaggggaatgggagagaaagggaaggaagagagagagagagagagagagagagagagagagagagagagagagagagagagagagagagagagagagagagagagagagagagagaaaccaggcAATGTAAACAAATATGTGTTGATACAAGTTATCAAAACATGAGTGACTGGTTGATtgaaactgagagaaagagagagagagaggggaggggataggagagaaagagaaagagaaaaaagaaaaataaacaaagagaggaagagaactagAGGATAacataaagaagaagagacagacagatagagaaaaggggagactaaaaaaaagtttgaataaaGGAATGAGCAAATAGGAACGTTGGTGATTTATgaagcaaaagaaacagaaaggcgATGAAAGGAAGATGGACACAAGGGAGCGTGAAGATAAATTGGAAAtttgaagagaggaaaatgtgaCGAGGGAATTAAACAGACGCACGGAAAGTCGTGGTGAATGgtagaaaatcaaaatcaaaggagatagagatagagagagagagagagagagagagagagagagagagagagagggagagagagagagagagagagagagagagagagagagagagagagagagagatgcaaagaaagaaaaatatcgaatgacaggagagagagagagtgtagctGAAAGGCATAGCCAGTTTATCTGCTCAGTATTTACCTAGATATTTCATGCTTCTGGgcatttgttgtgttttatttttggcaTATTCACTCAtgaatttataatcatcatcttgcTGGCCTGTTGCATAAGATATATCAATGCTgttacttataatttttttttttgttcacaccgttaccccccccctctcaacgaAACACCCAACTATGCCTGGCAATGATAAAAACTTCCCCACTTCTCTTGGCTCTTTGGAGTTGTTGGATGTCTCACTGATGCTTAGTTTATGTCCTATTTATTAAAATCCTTACTCTTACATCGCTTTTCTTACACTTCCTTAGAGTCCTGCCATAGTCACAGCTCACAAAACCAGTAGAGGCTTTGCAGGTGAGCATACTGGCAGAGTGCTTGAGGCGGAGTGGCATTGTCGGCTTCTCAGAGGCAACTTATAGGCTTAGGCTCCTTCCTGGTAAAGACGCCTCGTGTCAATCGGGGGACCTGTCGCCGAGGAGAGGTTAAAACCCACGGTCTTAGGCAGGGAATTTTAGCCgtttacttttatatttcattatttatcatctgtCTTACTGAGACCCCACATGAGACTTCTGACACTGATAAAATGGGAGAGCTTCTCCAGCTAGAGCCTATAGATCTGATATCTGAGCAGGCAAGGAAGAACTCGCTTCTGAGATTCCCTGACAGCACCATCGAGGATATTACGAGTAAAAGGGATGCTGTCAATATTCTAAACTTTGCTTTGACAGCACTATTGCTTCGACAAATGCACTTACATCCCAGGAAGTGAGATCAATTGCCAGCACTACACATGCTGAAAAGATCGACGCACACTTCCTTGCACAACAACAGGAACATTGCAGCTCAGATCAGCAGCAAAGTAATCCTCCAAAAGCGCCGTCGTCGAGGCTTGTGACCCATTCAGAATCTCAAATTCGGCTAAACGAACCTTTGCAAATACAGGAAACCAACAAAAAATCAGACCTAACAATACTTTATCAAAGCCAACGCACCACGTCTCACCCCCAAAGATCCAATACACCCGTTAATCAAGGTGCAGTACCTCAGTGTGGAAGGCAATCTCTAAGCTGCCGGATCTGCAGTCAGTGGTCACTCACAGGGCTCCTCccacgggaaaaaaaatgttttgcagaATATTGTATGTGAGCATGCATATAATAACGCCTTGATCGTTCAGACGCTTCAAAGTCTGTCTGCTGGTCCACAACACCACAGACCACTAAAAAGTGTCACTAATCTCATTTGCGACACTTTGCCGGGTCGGTCACGACAGCAACTATGCCAATGTTTCTACGCCGTTGCCAAAGGTTCCACTCCACCCCCATTCCTAGgaatcgtgcttaagttgacgaatctgatttaaTATCTGGattatattaaatcattaatCACTGTTTTAATGAAattacattaggaaatagcagtatGTACAAGTTTTTAGTTATCAACTtcttaaaattacaaagaaaatcagttgaaaatgcgcgggcccacattttttccctttgtctatcGACAACGGTTTCGAACGACACActcctttaaatgttttgaatatgTCATCTTTTatcaattgatattaattacatttaaaaggataaaTGAGTTTACGCCTTCGCATTCAATTATACGCACACAAGAAGCAAATTGATTATGTAGatttaatataaatatccataATATTCTTTCGACCATTCAgacacattctgtaaacaaaacatgaacctgtctgagatacttcccgtatctcattcgtcatggaacacttttggaggcctGAATGTGCCCAAGgctaaaacattaataatataataaaaacaatgactacTGTTGCCTATGCATGACATttaaatgtgttaattaaaagcgtAGTCATACGAAAGATAAATCtgagtttcgctcttcttagccatgaccttattaatatgaaagcatttggATATTAAAGCTTATActctatgttattatttataatagcatagattttcaagataaatattttgttgctagagcatgacgattTCCCATATTACCTAAGTTTTAAGATCACATTATACTCATAGATATAGAatatggaaattgaaaagaaaacatatgtacatcacatatacatatgtgtatatatatgcatatatatacatatatatgtatatatatatatatatatatatatcataatatatatatatatatatataatatatatatatatatatatatatatatatatataataatatatatattatatatatatatataataatatattataatattatatcatatatatagtatatatattaatatatatatattatatatatatatatatatatataatatatattatattatatatataattattatatcatatattatatatatatatattaatatatatatatatatatataatatatatatcatatatatatatatatatatatcatatattttatatatatataaaatttgcatatatatatatcatatattatatatataatatatattatatatatatatatatatatatatcttatatatatattatatatatatatcatatatatatatatatatatatatctatatatatatatatatatatatatatatatatattatatgcacacagagGTGCAAATTCATTTAGTCCAGCACTAGGTGcattaatatcctcattaacatcctcatcgttaTGGAATAATACATCACACAGTGCAGCATCAAACTtgaacttcccattttcttccatttcaaACCAGGCAGAGGTGCTCCGCGTGCTCATCACCGAAGAGCCGGTGTTTTTACATGACTCCGCCCCATAAACAGCGCGGAGTCATAGGAAAATGTAGCACGGCAGTTTTTGATGGCGGAAATGAGACCTTTGGGAGCTGGCCATTGACCTATCCACACACTTCAACCACAAATCGCTCCTCAAGGCCCCTACTCCAAAAAAAAGTCGGGCCATCTTACCATCCTTTCAGCTAATGTCAGAGGTTTCCAGACAAACATTGTTGACCTAACACACAGCCATGTTATACCACATAATCTCGATATAATTCTCACAGTGGAGAGTATTCCAAACTAAACAGTCTCAGAGAAAAATATCCCATAGCCTACATGGACCAGAAAGGACAGGACTAATGGCACCTTTTGTGGTGTTGCAGTCTGTTTCCGTGAGGCATTCTCCGTTCAGCCCCTGGAATTCTTTTTAGGCTTATTGTGTGTCTGTTAGGCCCCAGTGGCAGGGAGCAGAACCCATCGAGTTCCTACAGAACAACCTTGATGGTATATTACATCAGTACACCTTCAAAAACATCCTGATATTAGGTGATATGAACCAATACCTTGTTGCAAGATCCTTTGAAGATCTGTTGATGATACATGATTTTCCCACCCACATCTCAGGCTCTTCATTGGACTCTGTCATCTTCGACCTTTCTGAAGGAACAATCAACTGCCGAAGTACGGGAGCAGTGTTCTTCAGATCATTATGCCATATTCAGCATGATTAACCTGAAGGCTACTCGTGAGGAGGCACTGACAAGAACCATTTGGAGCTGGAACTAGGGCTGCTGGCAAGGTTTTTGCAGTGCTTTAGAAAACGTCGTGTAGAACTCCATTCTCACAGGAGATGTTAATGCATAGGCTATCACTCTCAGTCAAACATTACTGAAACTGAATGAACGCTTTATACACCATAAATCATACAAAGTTAAAACAGGAGATCAGCCTTGGTTTTAGCATACATGTAGACTTacagccggggaaaaaaaacagagcttGGAATCTTTTAGATATAATCGATCTACACAAAATAAGTTGAACTACAAGCTGCCTATAAAAGAATGAAACAGGTTCAGAAATGAGTCATCGAGCAGTGGAAACAGTCTCAATATGAAACCTATAGCCTAATGGAGCAGCAGGGCCTCACACCTCATAATTGCATTCCGCCACTTTATAAGCTAGATGGTAACGTAGCAACATCTAATCACGACAAAGCTGAACTACttgcctcctttttctctcaGAAGATGCGAGTTTGTGAACCTGACCGCACCCTTCCTCACCTTCCATCACTGACAAATCAGAGACTAAACACAATGGTCATTGGAATCGTTTTAAAAGTGTGCTGACCAGCTTGCAACTCCACTTACCAACTTATATCAAAACTGCTTCCAAAAGAAAAATGTGGCCAGATATTTGGAAACAGGCTAGAGTTGTGCATAAAAAGATAAGCCAAGCACTTCCAGAAAACTACAGGCCCATCTCACTCTTCTCGATTATGGGCACAAGCTACAAAACAATATTTACTGAACAGAATGAAAAGTTTCTTTGACATCAGACACCTATTTAGCAGCAAGCAGTTTGGCTTTGGATCGATTAGATCAGTATGCGCCCTGCTGCCACAACTAGTCTCCAATTGGAACAAATCCCTTGATGCTggcaaaaaaaactatataattgcCCTGGATATTGCTGGTTCCTTCGACAGAGTGTGGTACAAAGGCACTATTTCCAAACTAAAAGGTTTTGGCATTGATGGTGACCTGCTGAAACTGAATGAATATTATCTACGAGGAAGAACTCTTCAACTTGTGGTAAACGGTTCAGGTGGCTTGCTCCTATGGGATGTCTGTTTCATTGAGATTCTACATGTAATTCCAGAATCCCATGCATACACTGACGACTGACGTTATCATTTACATGTGAAAAGCATGAACGCACTACCACTGTTGAACATATTCATGATGTATTATCACTCATCACCTCATGGGGCCGACGGTGGCAGGTTATACCAGACAAAACTCAGGTCATGATGATATTGCGTCGACGGAATCTTTTAACCCCATCCATTAGCAATGAAGGGAAAGCACTCCATCTCACCAGAGAAATAAGCATACTTAGTGTGCACTTTGATGATCAATTGGCATTCACTAGTCATGTAAACGATGTGGCCAAAAGAGCAGCTCGTAAACTAGCATGCGTACGCCGAACCCTCATCTTCTAGACACCAGAGATTGTTGCATGCTCTACCTCTCACGAGTTCGTTCCTTGATGGAATACTCTCCTCTGGTATGTTGTTCTGCCTGTCATCCTCCCTGGCCCTACTCGACAGAGCGCAAAAACAACCCCACCGCCTTGTGGAATTCAAGAAGCGGGAAAATGATCGCCCGGCCCACTTGTGGTCTCTCCAGCACCACAGGGACGTGGCGGCATTGTGCGTGTTCTACAAGGTCCACCAATAACACAGCCCTCACCTCGCTTCGTTACGACATCAGCCCGCGGTTCCCTCAACCCCAACACCAGGAATATTCACAGCCGAAGTCAGGAACTCCGTGCTCCCTCCGCGAGAACTGAGAAGTTTATACGCACATTCCAGCCGAGGTATTCCAGAATGTGGAATAAGCTGGTGTGAGAGACGAACTTGTGTCTCTTAACTCCATCCAACAGTTGAAATCAGCAGAACACTTGTAGAGGCTGATTGCGGAGAACTTTGAGACAAGCTACCTTTAGTACCAGctagttttttatttctaaatttacAACTCTCCTTGGGCCATACTAAAGAAAACTTTGGCATCATCACTAAACGTTTTAGCAGAATAGTGACACATAATTGTCAGTGACAATTTACTGAACCAAAATGaattttagaagagagagagagagatttataggaagatatatatatatatatatatatatatatatatatatatatatatatatatatgtatgtatatatatatatatatatatatatatatatatatagagagagagagagagagagagagagagagagagagaaagaaaggaaagtaggaaggaagggaga
The Penaeus monodon isolate SGIC_2016 chromosome 18, NSTDA_Pmon_1, whole genome shotgun sequence genome window above contains:
- the LOC119584774 gene encoding uncharacterized protein LOC119584774, producing MEQQGLTPHNCIPPLYKLDGNVATSNHDKAELLASFFSQKMRVCEPDRTLPHLPSLTNQRLNTMVIGIVLKVMKSFFDIRHLFSSKQFGFGSIRSVCALLPQLVSNWNKSLDAGKKNYIIALDIAGSFDRVWYKGTISKLKGFGIDGDLLKLNEYYLRGRTLQLVVNGSGGLLLWDVCFIEILHVIPESHAYTDD